In Maylandia zebra isolate NMK-2024a unplaced genomic scaffold, Mzebra_GT3a scaffold11, whole genome shotgun sequence, a single window of DNA contains:
- the LOC143415966 gene encoding protein NLRC3-like has product MKQEELADRLQSKLQAAVCHRNLKSTLKKKFQCVFEGIAKAGNPTLLNQIYTELYITEGGTAEVNDEHEVRQIETASRKPDRPETTIRQEDIFKASPGRDEPIRTVLTKGVAGIGKTVLTQKYSLDWAEDKANQDIQFIFPFTFRELNVLKEEKFSLVGLVHHFFTETKEAGICSFEDFQVVFIFDGLDECRLPLDFHKTTILTDPRKSTSVDVLLINLIRGKLLPSARLWITTRPAAANQIPPDCVGMVTEVRGFTDPQKEEYFRKRFRDEEQASRIISHIKTSRSLHIMCHIPVFCWITATVLEDVLETREGGQLPKTLTEMYIHFLVVQAKVKKVKYDGGAETDPHWSPESRKMMESLGKLSFDQLQKGNLIFYESDLTECGIDIRAASVFSGVFTQIFKEERGLYQDKVFCFIHLSVQEFLAALHVHLTFSNSGLNLLEEQQRISMLSKLISKPNLQSLHQSAVTKALQSPNGHLDLFLRFLLGLSLQTNQTLLRGLMSQTGSSSQTNQETVQYIKKKLSENLSAEKSINLFHCLNELNDRSLVEEIQQSLRSGRLSTGELSPAQWSALVFILLSSEEDLDVFDLKKYSASEEALLRLLPVVKASNKAL; this is encoded by the exons atgaagcaggaggagctggctgaccgtctgcagagca aacttcaagctgcagtttgtcatcgtaaccttaaatccaccctgaagaagaagttccagtgtgtgtttgagggcatcgctaaagcaggaaacccaaccctcctgaatcaaatctacacagagctctacatcacagagggagggactgcagaggtcaatgatgaacatgaggtcagacagattgaaacagcatccaggaaaccagacagacctgaaacaaccatcagacaagaagacatctttaaagcctcacctggaagagatgaaccaatcagaacagtgctgacaaagggagtggctggcattgggaaaacagtcttaacacagaaatacagcctggactgggctgaagacaaagccaaccaggacatccagttcatatttccattcactttcagagagctgaatgtgctgaaagaggaaaagttcagcttggtgggacttgttcatcacttctttactgaaaccaaagaagcaggaatctgcagctttgaagacttccaggttgtgttcatctttgatggtctggatgagtgtcgacttcctctggacttccacaaaactacaatcctaactgaccctagaaagtccacctcagtggatgtgctgctgataaacctcatcagggggaaactgcttccctctgctcgcctctggataaccacacgacctgcagcagccaatcagatccctcctgactgtgttggcatggtgacagaggtcagagggttcactgacccacagaaggaggagtacttcaggaagagattcagagatgaggagcaggccagcaggatcatctcccacatcaagacatcacgaagcctccacatcatgtgtcacatcccagtcttctgctggatcactgctacagttctggaggatgtgctggaaaccagagagggaggacagctgcccaagaccctgactgagatgtacatccacttcctggtggttcaggccaaagtgaagaaggtcaagtatgatggaggagctgagacagatccacactggagtccagagagcaggaagatgatggagtctctgggaaaactgtcttttgatcagctgcagaaaggaaacctgatcttctatgaatcagacctgacagagtgtggcatcgatatcagagcagcctcagtgttctcaggagtgttcacacagatctttaaagaggagagaggactgtaccaggacaaggtgttctgcttcatccatctgagtgttcaggagtttctggctgctcttcatgtccatctgaccttcagcaactctggactcaatctgctggaagaacaACAGAGAATCTCGATGTTGTCTAAGTTAATTAGCAAACCAAACCTAcaatctctccaccagagtgctgtgaccaaggccttacagagtccaaatggacacctggacttgttcctccgcttcctcctgggtctttcactgcagaccaatcagactctcctacgaggtctgatgtcacagacaggaagtagctcacagaccaatcaggaaacagtccagtatatcaagaagaagctcagtgagaatctgtctgcagagaaaagcatcaatctgtttcactgtctgaatgaactgaatgatcgttctctagtggaggagatccaacagtccctgagatcaggacgtctctccacaggtgaactgtctcctgctcagtggtcagctctggtcttcatcttactgtcatcagaagaagatctggatgtgtttgacctgaagaaatactctgcttcagaggaggctcttctgaggctgctgccagtggtcaaagcctccaacaaagctctgtga